One Gimesia aquarii DNA segment encodes these proteins:
- a CDS encoding alpha/beta hydrolase yields MNHLIRYAITLTTLALISTETAYTQNPNVLLDDSFEEGKTAPDGWQRGAKISGVRYVYDKGRGKTGKRSLSLQKSARRYFPIAQWYRILPYSGKHTSLKVSGQVRAQQATKAILDVQFLDENGNQIGHKWASYIGAKKAGDAPVSHDWKEYSGEVSIPAKTRQIVVALQIYGPGKVWFDDIEATFVDSMAATTDKKDKEKENEIEVKVGKATGRYLLVPSKTKQTSSRGHALLIVLPGGNGSADFHPFVKRIHEHALSKDFILAQLIARQWTKYQRVVWPTEDSKTSVVKYTTEELVAAVIEDISKKQKIDASQIYLLAWSSGGPAAYATLLQKKTQVSGALIAMSVFKPKQLPEVTNAKNRSIYLLHSQQDLICPYWMAKSAHDTFTNAGVRTNLVDYPGGHGWKGNVYGNIRKGIDWLQNTK; encoded by the coding sequence ATGAATCACCTGATACGATATGCAATCACGTTAACAACGCTGGCTCTGATATCGACGGAAACTGCTTACACTCAAAATCCGAATGTTTTGCTGGATGACAGTTTTGAGGAAGGGAAGACAGCCCCCGATGGTTGGCAGCGCGGTGCCAAAATATCTGGAGTGCGGTATGTGTATGATAAGGGGCGTGGAAAAACAGGAAAGCGCAGTCTGTCTTTGCAGAAATCTGCCCGGCGTTATTTTCCCATCGCACAATGGTATCGAATACTGCCTTATTCCGGTAAGCATACGTCTCTGAAAGTTTCCGGTCAGGTTCGCGCGCAACAGGCTACCAAAGCGATTCTGGATGTTCAGTTTTTGGACGAAAATGGAAACCAGATCGGTCACAAATGGGCGAGCTACATTGGTGCAAAAAAAGCCGGCGATGCTCCCGTAAGCCATGACTGGAAGGAATATTCCGGTGAGGTGTCTATTCCTGCGAAAACCAGACAGATCGTAGTGGCACTCCAAATTTATGGTCCCGGTAAGGTTTGGTTTGATGATATCGAAGCAACATTTGTGGATTCAATGGCAGCCACAACTGACAAGAAAGACAAAGAGAAAGAGAATGAGATAGAAGTTAAAGTCGGAAAAGCAACGGGGCGTTACCTATTGGTTCCTTCTAAAACAAAACAGACTTCAAGTAGGGGGCATGCTTTGCTGATTGTACTGCCTGGCGGCAATGGCTCAGCGGACTTTCACCCATTTGTCAAACGTATCCACGAACATGCACTCAGCAAAGATTTCATTTTGGCTCAGCTGATTGCGAGGCAATGGACAAAATATCAAAGAGTTGTCTGGCCCACCGAAGACAGTAAAACGAGCGTTGTAAAATACACCACTGAAGAACTGGTGGCAGCTGTGATAGAAGATATCAGTAAAAAACAGAAAATTGATGCCAGCCAAATCTATCTCCTGGCCTGGTCATCCGGGGGGCCTGCAGCTTATGCCACTTTATTGCAGAAAAAGACACAAGTTAGTGGCGCACTTATCGCGATGTCTGTCTTCAAACCAAAGCAACTCCCAGAGGTTACCAACGCAAAGAATCGTAGTATCTATCTGTTACACTCACAACAGGATCTCATCTGTCCCTACTGGATGGCCAAATCTGCGCATGATACATTCACTAATGCTGGAGTAAGAACAAACCTGGTTGACTATCCGGGCGGCCATGGCTGGAAAGGAAACGTCTACGGTAATATTCGCAAGGGCATCGATTGGTTGCAGAATACCAAGTGA
- a CDS encoding neutral/alkaline non-lysosomal ceramidase N-terminal domain-containing protein, which yields MKPQNIWQSCCGNRKQNKGQGAHVTIHGNDTESLGVHNTVNGLRLTKSVFIVLVLFLWIVPTRGDCGLSAGAYAIDVSPPKLPAIQNGGFLERSQNKILDRLHARCFVLKSEDTTVAIAVVDSCMIPRDICYRAKVLASKETGIPVDRILIASTHTHTAPSVMNLCLGTRSDPNYERFLPPKLAEGIAQAHANLEPARVGFTVVDAPKHTHCRRWLKQPDQYAADPFGETTVRAMMHPGYQNPDYSGPAGPADTGLTLLSIQSADGKRPLGLIANYSMHYFGTGGGFSADYYGKFSKLMENKIAAASSSQTPFVAAMSQGTSGDLQWMDYSQPRRTDYNITKYSNELADIAFGAYQKMQYETGNPKLAMAETTLLLKLRMPNRKRIAWAKELNTKRGKRRPKNLPEVYAEQVAWFKEHPHEEVVLQAVRIGDLAITAIPNEVYGITGLKLKAQSPFQVTFNMGLANGAAGYIPPHEQHYLGGYTTWPARTAGLETNAEPQIVETLLRLLETLSGQKRKPLTVDFYNEEQRTAIQKAKTENNNRTNRGY from the coding sequence ATGAAACCACAGAATATCTGGCAAAGCTGCTGCGGGAACAGAAAGCAAAATAAAGGGCAGGGGGCTCATGTGACAATTCACGGAAACGACACTGAAAGTTTGGGAGTGCACAACACGGTGAACGGCTTACGACTTACGAAATCTGTCTTTATTGTGCTTGTGTTGTTTCTGTGGATCGTGCCGACACGCGGAGACTGTGGGCTTTCCGCGGGTGCGTATGCAATCGATGTCTCTCCCCCCAAACTGCCTGCCATTCAGAACGGTGGTTTTCTCGAACGGAGTCAGAACAAAATTCTTGACCGGCTACATGCGCGGTGTTTCGTATTGAAATCGGAAGATACAACGGTTGCCATTGCAGTCGTCGATTCGTGCATGATCCCCCGAGACATCTGCTATCGGGCAAAGGTTCTCGCCAGTAAAGAGACGGGAATCCCCGTCGATCGCATTCTGATCGCATCCACGCACACTCATACTGCCCCCAGCGTGATGAACTTGTGCCTGGGCACACGGAGCGACCCCAACTATGAACGCTTTCTGCCTCCCAAACTGGCCGAAGGAATTGCGCAGGCGCATGCAAATCTCGAACCGGCGCGGGTCGGCTTCACGGTCGTCGATGCACCGAAACATACTCACTGCCGCCGCTGGTTGAAGCAGCCTGATCAATACGCGGCCGATCCATTTGGGGAAACAACAGTACGCGCGATGATGCACCCCGGCTATCAAAATCCCGACTATAGCGGCCCTGCGGGACCGGCTGATACGGGCCTCACACTGCTAAGTATTCAGTCAGCGGATGGTAAACGCCCCCTTGGTTTGATCGCCAACTATTCGATGCATTACTTTGGCACCGGAGGCGGATTTTCCGCTGATTACTATGGAAAATTCAGCAAGCTCATGGAAAACAAAATCGCAGCTGCCAGCTCCTCTCAGACACCGTTTGTGGCTGCGATGTCGCAGGGAACGTCCGGCGACCTGCAATGGATGGACTACTCCCAACCGCGGAGGACCGACTATAACATCACCAAATATAGCAACGAACTGGCTGACATCGCTTTTGGCGCTTATCAGAAAATGCAATACGAAACTGGAAATCCAAAATTAGCAATGGCTGAAACAACACTGTTACTGAAACTTCGAATGCCGAACCGGAAACGCATCGCCTGGGCGAAAGAACTCAATACCAAACGGGGCAAGCGGCGTCCTAAGAATCTTCCGGAAGTTTACGCCGAACAGGTTGCCTGGTTTAAAGAGCATCCACACGAAGAAGTAGTACTGCAAGCAGTTCGTATCGGCGATTTAGCGATCACCGCGATCCCCAACGAAGTCTACGGCATCACCGGCTTGAAGCTGAAAGCACAAAGTCCGTTCCAAGTCACGTTCAACATGGGTCTGGCCAACGGAGCCGCCGGCTACATTCCCCCACACGAACAACACTACCTGGGTGGTTACACCACCTGGCCCGCCCGCACAGCTGGTCTGGAAACAAACGCCGAGCCCCAGATTGTCGAAACGCTGCTTAGGTTGCTGGAAACACTCTCTGGACAGAAACGGAAACCGCTGACCGTCGATTTCTATAACGAGGAACAACGAACGGCGATTCAGAAAGCGAAAACTGAAAATAACAATCGCACGAATCGGGGATATTGA
- a CDS encoding SGNH/GDSL hydrolase family protein, protein MNSHRCPLMKTVFSFLVLSMVAILPPSVAQAEHEGKIQILLLGDSTTEGSIPRLLKPKGPHLEQVIEQLLAAEGDLPACHVINSSLSGEYIRRLFDSGRYDRDAAKLPGLDYIFIRYGINDRARRKKFTENFPKDFHELLARLRKDHPNAQLIPMTVIPFSNEQASKEINDLVFDVAKKEKLDVFDIYPRYAAELKKGPNMLNYRRYPLEKVPEKYHALVKPFVYRDRVQVMSNELDPILGHLPGWYRDRHPNLAGYNVIADETTEYLAKLLREQKAK, encoded by the coding sequence ATGAACTCGCACCGATGCCCGTTAATGAAAACCGTTTTTTCCTTCCTTGTTTTGAGTATGGTAGCAATTCTGCCACCCTCAGTTGCTCAAGCCGAGCATGAGGGGAAAATACAGATACTTTTACTGGGCGACAGCACTACGGAAGGCAGTATTCCGCGACTGTTGAAACCCAAAGGGCCGCATCTGGAGCAGGTGATCGAACAGTTGCTGGCTGCGGAAGGAGATTTGCCTGCGTGTCATGTGATCAATTCCAGCTTGAGTGGCGAATACATCCGCCGGCTGTTCGATTCGGGACGCTATGATCGCGATGCAGCTAAGTTGCCCGGACTGGATTATATTTTCATTCGCTATGGCATCAACGATCGCGCAAGGCGAAAAAAATTCACTGAAAATTTCCCTAAAGACTTTCATGAGCTGCTAGCGCGTCTCAGAAAAGACCATCCCAACGCACAGTTGATCCCCATGACTGTGATTCCCTTTTCGAATGAGCAAGCCAGCAAAGAGATTAATGACCTGGTATTTGATGTCGCCAAGAAAGAGAAGCTCGACGTATTTGATATCTATCCCCGCTATGCGGCCGAGTTGAAAAAGGGGCCGAACATGCTCAACTACCGACGATATCCATTGGAGAAAGTACCCGAAAAATATCATGCACTCGTGAAACCGTTTGTCTATCGAGATAGAGTGCAGGTGATGAGCAATGAACTCGATCCCATTCTGGGGCACCTGCCGGGTTGGTACCGAGATCGACATCCGAATCTGGCAGGGTACAATGTGATTGCCGATGAAACCACAGAATATCTGGCAAAGCTGCTGCGGGAACAGAAAGCAAAATAA
- a CDS encoding metallophosphoesterase family protein, whose product MQIGILSDTHNHLPRTEQAVTILLDAGAEALFHCGDLASPEIVTACSVLPFYFTFGNHDSDMVPVLEQAAREEGAHCLRWGGEVMLAGKRIALVHGHITKDLRPLLEAEPDYLLTGHSHKTHDFQVGSTRRINPGALFRASEFSVALLDLTTDDLQFIRVNN is encoded by the coding sequence GTGCAAATCGGAATTTTATCAGACACACATAATCACCTGCCACGAACTGAGCAGGCTGTTACCATTTTGCTGGACGCTGGTGCTGAGGCACTCTTTCATTGTGGTGATCTGGCGAGTCCTGAAATTGTCACCGCCTGTTCGGTATTGCCTTTCTATTTCACATTCGGAAATCACGATTCCGATATGGTGCCTGTGCTCGAGCAGGCTGCCCGAGAAGAAGGAGCACATTGTCTGCGGTGGGGCGGCGAAGTTATGCTGGCCGGGAAACGGATCGCCCTCGTACATGGCCACATCACAAAAGATTTGCGGCCTCTGCTGGAAGCGGAACCAGACTATTTGCTAACCGGCCATTCGCACAAAACTCATGATTTTCAGGTAGGCTCCACACGACGCATCAACCCCGGTGCCCTGTTCCGCGCCAGCGAGTTTTCAGTTGCCCTGCTCGATCTTACGACCGACGATTTGCAGTTCATACGGGTAAACAATTAA
- a CDS encoding PadR family transcriptional regulator, producing the protein MAKKQKADLLQGTLDMLILKSLLEGPRHGYGVAKWIQVTTKDALKIEEGSLYPALHRMQKRGWVKSEWGVSESNRRAKYYQLTSDGRAQLTTEVKAWSHLVAAISLVLNSNLAEA; encoded by the coding sequence ATGGCGAAAAAGCAAAAAGCAGATTTACTGCAAGGCACATTGGATATGCTGATCCTGAAAAGTCTGCTGGAAGGGCCGCGGCATGGGTATGGTGTGGCCAAGTGGATTCAGGTGACGACCAAAGACGCTTTAAAAATTGAAGAAGGCTCACTTTATCCCGCTCTGCATCGCATGCAGAAACGGGGGTGGGTGAAATCGGAATGGGGTGTATCAGAAAGTAATCGTCGGGCGAAATATTATCAACTGACCTCCGATGGCCGTGCGCAGCTCACAACAGAAGTAAAAGCATGGTCGCATTTAGTTGCTGCGATCAGTCTGGTTTTGAATTCAAATTTGGCGGAGGCCTGA
- a CDS encoding formylglycine-generating enzyme family protein — protein MRILNVVCLFSLSLLCMTVLTGICGTALVVAAEPPEQGAAKQIDLGGNVSLEVVFIPPGKFKMGSTPEEKAWATGIEGGATPGTVRESYEGEQPRPMRVKDGFWMGRTEVSVGQFKRFIEESGYVSDAEKPGGKTQVFDPNWKVTAKAPPHPWISMKGKSWRDPNFGFPLRDCYPVVCVSWNDGRAFCQWLTERERKAGRLPKGLEYRLPTEAEWAYACRGGRESTYFWWGNDLREGEGRFNISAVDFLPGRNKIWPLANAPWSDGFAFVSPVDHYGEKGRNGFGLADMCGGVWEIVLDHFDPKGGHEDLYFVKENPRPVCRGGNYFDVPGNARCAVRLGLQSPSYSDSRDGFRICLGVPRG, from the coding sequence ATGAGGATCTTAAATGTCGTTTGCCTGTTTTCATTGTCCCTCCTATGCATGACAGTTCTAACTGGGATTTGCGGCACCGCTCTCGTAGTGGCCGCTGAGCCTCCAGAGCAGGGGGCGGCGAAGCAAATCGATTTGGGCGGCAATGTCTCGCTGGAAGTGGTTTTCATTCCGCCAGGAAAATTCAAAATGGGAAGTACACCGGAAGAGAAAGCCTGGGCGACAGGCATCGAAGGAGGGGCCACACCGGGAACCGTGCGTGAGTCGTACGAAGGAGAGCAACCACGACCGATGCGGGTAAAAGACGGGTTCTGGATGGGCCGCACGGAAGTCAGCGTGGGACAGTTCAAACGGTTTATAGAAGAGAGTGGTTACGTCAGTGATGCGGAAAAACCGGGCGGCAAGACACAAGTCTTTGATCCCAATTGGAAGGTTACCGCCAAGGCTCCACCTCACCCCTGGATTTCGATGAAGGGTAAGAGTTGGCGCGATCCGAATTTCGGATTTCCGTTGCGGGACTGTTATCCAGTGGTCTGTGTAAGCTGGAACGACGGCCGCGCGTTTTGCCAATGGCTTACAGAACGCGAACGCAAGGCAGGGCGACTACCGAAAGGACTGGAATACCGCCTTCCTACAGAAGCCGAGTGGGCGTATGCCTGCAGGGGCGGCCGTGAAAGCACCTACTTCTGGTGGGGCAATGATCTCAGAGAGGGAGAAGGGCGATTCAACATTTCGGCTGTCGACTTTCTACCCGGACGCAACAAAATCTGGCCACTGGCAAATGCACCCTGGAGTGATGGCTTCGCGTTTGTCTCGCCCGTCGATCACTATGGAGAAAAAGGCCGCAACGGCTTCGGCCTGGCGGACATGTGTGGCGGCGTGTGGGAAATTGTCCTGGATCACTTCGATCCAAAAGGAGGACATGAAGATCTCTATTTTGTCAAAGAGAATCCGCGTCCTGTCTGTCGCGGAGGCAACTATTTCGACGTCCCCGGGAATGCCCGCTGTGCCGTCCGTCTCGGTCTCCAGAGCCCCAGCTACTCCGACTCGCGTGACGGGTTTCGAATTTGCCTGGGAGTGCCTCGTGGGTGA
- a CDS encoding BlaI/MecI/CopY family transcriptional regulator, translating to MPRPTSKQPTELELEIIKILWRDGPSTVRHVREQLEPFRELAHNSVMTVMGIMTDKGYLRRRLQSNGSGYLYTARIRRNATVRGMLSDLVDRAFAGSTMDAILQLLDTSDLDTEELTQLRRELDRKAKERDS from the coding sequence ATGCCACGCCCGACCTCTAAACAACCGACAGAACTGGAACTGGAGATTATCAAAATTCTCTGGCGCGATGGTCCATCTACCGTACGACATGTGCGCGAGCAGCTAGAGCCTTTCCGAGAATTGGCCCATAACTCGGTGATGACAGTCATGGGAATCATGACAGACAAAGGCTACTTACGGCGTCGTCTGCAATCGAACGGTAGCGGATATCTCTACACTGCACGAATTCGCCGTAACGCAACTGTACGTGGAATGCTGAGCGATCTTGTCGATCGCGCGTTTGCTGGTTCCACCATGGACGCCATTCTGCAACTGCTCGATACATCTGATCTGGACACCGAAGAGCTTACCCAACTTCGTCGCGAATTAGATCGCAAAGCTAAGGAACGGGATTCATGA
- a CDS encoding FAD-dependent oxidoreductase — translation MRILIVGAGIGGMTLAALLKQRGIKPTLIERAPNFDHAGYMLGLWPLGYRVLHGLSLYEQFAAECIECKHYEVRDNHGEIVKNWSMGSISNRFGANLSCTRPQLIKLLHAGLGDTDLRFNTSFESLQQEGEEVEVTLSDGSSETFDLVVGADGLHSKVRTLVFGEQPYYHTDWGGWVWWVDLNSVPQETFVEHWGAGRFFGVYPTRDGAGVYAGAPVMGEFDQQGAGRRERICEQFAGMGEIVDTCLAAMPDDDESLFFWKLSDVRSKEWAHGRVVLLGDAAAGFLPTAGIGASMAMESAAVLADELSRTNTRFLEHALSLYVKRRKHRVESTQNDSRHLAKMMFIKSATVAHIRDVATKFYSLEQLAGSIAKAFDEPI, via the coding sequence ATGCGAATCTTAATTGTGGGAGCTGGCATTGGTGGGATGACCCTTGCCGCCCTGCTCAAACAGCGTGGTATTAAACCCACGCTCATCGAACGCGCCCCTAACTTCGACCATGCAGGCTATATGCTTGGCCTTTGGCCCCTGGGCTATCGCGTGTTGCATGGTCTCTCTCTCTATGAGCAGTTTGCCGCCGAGTGTATTGAGTGTAAACATTACGAAGTCCGCGATAACCACGGTGAAATTGTTAAGAACTGGTCTATGGGTTCGATTAGCAATCGATTCGGTGCGAACTTAAGTTGCACGCGACCACAACTCATCAAACTTCTGCACGCTGGTCTTGGAGATACCGACCTGCGATTCAATACGTCTTTTGAATCTCTCCAGCAAGAAGGAGAAGAGGTCGAAGTCACACTCAGTGATGGATCGAGTGAAACCTTTGACCTCGTTGTGGGGGCTGACGGACTCCATTCGAAAGTTCGCACTTTGGTGTTCGGTGAACAGCCCTATTATCACACCGATTGGGGTGGCTGGGTCTGGTGGGTCGATCTTAATTCGGTTCCACAGGAAACGTTTGTCGAACACTGGGGTGCGGGTCGCTTCTTTGGTGTGTACCCGACACGTGATGGAGCGGGCGTTTATGCCGGCGCGCCTGTGATGGGTGAATTTGATCAGCAGGGCGCGGGCCGACGCGAACGTATTTGCGAACAGTTTGCGGGCATGGGCGAAATTGTTGACACTTGTCTGGCGGCGATGCCCGACGACGATGAAAGTCTGTTCTTCTGGAAACTTTCGGACGTTCGCTCGAAAGAATGGGCACACGGTCGGGTGGTTCTGTTGGGTGATGCCGCCGCTGGTTTTCTACCCACAGCGGGCATTGGTGCATCGATGGCGATGGAGTCCGCCGCTGTCCTGGCTGACGAATTGTCACGCACTAACACCCGGTTCCTCGAACACGCTCTCTCCCTCTACGTCAAACGTCGTAAACACCGGGTTGAAAGCACACAAAACGACTCTCGTCATCTGGCCAAAATGATGTTTATCAAGTCCGCCACTGTCGCCCACATCCGCGACGTCGCCACGAAATTTTATTCACTCGAACAACTCGCTGGTTCGATTGCCAAAGCCTTTGATGAACCAATTTGA
- a CDS encoding carboxypeptidase-like regulatory domain-containing protein: MIRNGIRTLMAYLHLPPIVHTVRELDETRQEIEFHLSASAQDNLDSGMDSQKSEQAALQRFGDVNTVVEECCNVSFSKHIFWHRIHQTLTLILICVVGSLWFYTRNKPAEKTDLSAMAASGYSLAETSGDLRGTVVNSQGKPVNAAHVLAVVKTWPNHGFRQNSYTATTRADGTFLIEDVYPPEQDYEVQIATLADNHLLQSEYISMRKGILEPFRFQLSETSPFVLRFETSDGKPIAGVSAFPFERVEHDGHEHCVYFSSAQPVVRQSSATGKISMPHFRPGEQITVYVRFPESDWQTRRLTVPDRAQEFVLTPISNDYLDGG, from the coding sequence ATGATTCGAAACGGGATTCGCACACTCATGGCTTACCTGCACTTGCCACCCATCGTGCATACGGTTCGAGAACTGGATGAGACACGTCAGGAAATCGAATTTCATCTCTCGGCCAGCGCGCAAGACAATCTTGATTCAGGAATGGATAGCCAGAAATCAGAGCAAGCGGCCCTACAGCGGTTTGGCGATGTCAATACCGTGGTCGAAGAATGTTGTAACGTCTCCTTTTCAAAACACATCTTCTGGCACCGTATCCATCAGACACTCACGTTGATACTCATCTGTGTTGTGGGTTCACTATGGTTTTACACTCGTAACAAACCAGCGGAGAAAACCGATCTTTCTGCGATGGCCGCATCCGGTTATTCACTGGCAGAGACCAGCGGCGATCTCAGAGGAACTGTGGTAAACAGTCAAGGGAAACCAGTGAATGCAGCGCATGTATTAGCGGTGGTCAAGACATGGCCAAACCATGGATTCAGGCAAAATTCCTATACGGCGACAACACGGGCAGATGGTACATTTTTGATTGAAGACGTTTATCCGCCAGAGCAGGACTACGAAGTTCAGATCGCCACTCTTGCGGACAATCATTTGCTCCAGTCGGAATATATTTCGATGCGAAAAGGTATTCTTGAACCATTTCGCTTTCAGTTAAGTGAAACGTCGCCTTTCGTATTACGATTTGAGACCAGCGATGGCAAACCGATCGCGGGAGTGAGTGCATTTCCCTTTGAACGCGTCGAACATGATGGACACGAACATTGTGTCTATTTCAGCAGTGCTCAACCTGTTGTTCGCCAGTCGAGTGCGACGGGAAAAATTTCCATGCCTCACTTTCGACCAGGTGAGCAAATTACAGTTTACGTTCGATTTCCTGAGAGCGATTGGCAGACACGTCGTTTGACTGTACCAGACCGTGCACAGGAATTCGTGCTGACACCCATTTCGAACGATTACCTCGACGGCGGATAA